The following coding sequences lie in one Fusarium poae strain DAOMC 252244 chromosome 1, whole genome shotgun sequence genomic window:
- a CDS encoding hypothetical protein (MEROPS:MER0001881~BUSCO:6428at5125): MACPHLDLIGLTPPNPSQSVYREDCTQCFDSIVRPQLPRSNIINRYRKSLAYLESSQDDPAGLDVCLQCFNGGCAGDRKHDSLHYALTQHPLALNIRRSRKVVERDEPPAKMSKLAIAAEKEEDRYDTALTVKCLDCNTELDRTNPKLSSMIDGILKANTFSRKEEVKAWEQELTSCEHILMLQQAPSKKIEQNDLSHCYACDLAENLWLCIECGNLGCGRKQMGGVDGNSHALAHANESGHGVAVKLGSITPEGTADIYCYKCDDERVDDKLGEHLNHWGIVLAERQKTEKSLTEMQIEQNLKWDFSMTTEDGKELKPLFGPGLTGLKNLGNSCYLASIVQCLFDMPSFQTRYFQPGADLPIVTDPAADLETQLRKVADGLLSGRYSKPDAEIAGEGITHQKGLAPAMLKHLIGRGHEEFSTMRQQDALEFLQHLFKFINRSSHPDGKDPTEPFRFVLEQRLQCLGCHKVRYSSNEQDNIFIDVPLEKLPREEGSDGPDAYKPVSLTQCLDNFTAAEKVELTCSACGSKDGFTKRSLFKTFPDTLVVNARKMTVVNWVPIKVDVPVLVPDEPFNLDAYLSKGLQPGEEQLPDEPEAKAPAFEPDATALVQLEAMGFPYNRCARALHATGNSDANVAMEWLFGHMEDPDIDAPLDLGAQTGAADTADPEKIKMLGAMGFGAPQAKKALKETGGDVERAVEWLFSHPEDQGTFDEDAPAGEVASATKEPAGSADLPATFQLRSIVCHKGTSIHAGHYVAFIRKALGDANVPTWVLFNDEKVVEAHDINEMRKFAYVYFFKRV; encoded by the exons ATGGCTTGCCCGCATCTCGATTTGATCG GGCTGACACCCCCCAATCCTTCTCAGTCCGTTTACCGCGAAGACTGTACTCAATGTTTTGACTCGATAGTAAGACCCCAACTTCCTCGAtccaacatcatcaaccgCTATCGCAAATCACTTGCTTACCTTGAATCTTCACAGGATGATCCTGCTGGCCTCGATGTCTGTCTGCAGTGTTTCAACGGAGGATGTGCCGGCGACCGAAAACATGATAGTCTTCACTATGCGCTGACCCAGCACCCACTTGCTCTCAATATTCGCCGCTCTAGAAAAGTCGTTGAACGAGATGAACCACCTGCCAAGATGTCCAAGTTGGCCATTGCCgccgagaaagaagaggatcgATACGACACAGCATTAACTGTCAAGTGCCTCGACTGTAACACCGAGCTCGACCGAACGAATCCCAAGCTTTCTTCCATGATTGACGGTATTCTCAAGGCCAATACGTTTTCACGAAAGGAGGAGGTTAAGGCCTGGGAGCAGGAGCTGACCAGCTGTGAGCACATTCTGATGCTTCAGCAAGCGCCTTCCAAGAAGATCGAGCAAAACGACCTGAGCCACTGCTACGCTTGTGACTTGGCTGAGAACCTTTGGCTCTGCATCGAATGTGGCAACCTTGGATGCGGTCGTAAGCAGATGGGTGGTGTTGACGGGAACTCGCATGCCCTTGCCCACGCGAATGAGTCAGGCCATGGAGTTGCCGTCAAGCTTGGATCTATCACTCCCGAAGGTACCGCAGATATCTACTGCTACAAGTGCGACGACGAGCGAGTCGACGACAAGCTGGGCGAGCATTTGAACCATTGGGGCATTGTGCTTGCTGAGCGCCAAAAGACCGAGAAGAGCTTGACTGAGATGCAAATTGAACAGAACCTGAAGTGGGACTTTAGCATGACTACCGAAGATGGAAAAGAACTGAAGCCCTTATTCGGACCTGGCCTAACTGGTCTCAAGAACCTTGGAAACAGTTGTTATCTCGCCAGTATCGTTCAATGTTTATTCGACATGCCTTCTTTCCAAACAAGATACTTCCAACCTGGCGCCGACCTACCCATTGTCACTGACCCCGCTGCCGATCTTGAGACTCAGTTGCGAAAGGTAGCTGATGGGCTTTTGTCTGGACGGTACTCCAAGCCTGACGCAGAGATTGCTGGAGAGGGTATTACACATCAGAAGGGACTGGCACCTGCGATGCTCAAGCATCTTATTGGACGAGGCCACGAAGAATTTTCTACCATGAGACAGCAAGATGCGCTCGAGTTTCTTCAGCATTTGTTCAAGTTCATTAATCGATCTTCTCATCCCGATGGAAAAGACCCCACAGAGCCTTTCCGCTTCGTGCTTGAGCAAAGACTCCAGTGCCTTGGATGCCACAAGGTGAGATACAGCAGCAACGAGCAGGACAATATTTTTATCGACGTCCCCCTGGAAAAGCTCCCACGTGAGGAAGGATCAGATGGCCCAGATGCGTACAAGCCTGTATCTCTGACACAGTGCCTCGATAACTTCACAGCTGCCGAGAAGGTTGAATTAACCTGCTCCGCTTGCGGAAGCAAGGATGGATTTACCAAGCGGTCTCTATTCAAGACCTTCCCTGACACTCTAGTCGTCAACGCGCGAAAGATGACAGTTGTCAACTGGGTTCCAATTAAGGTGGACGTCCCTGTCCTTGTGCCTGATGAGCCCTTCAATTTGGACGCCTATCTTTCGAAAGGCTTGCAGCCCGGAGAGgaacaactccctgatgagcCCGAGGCTAAAGCGCCTGCATTTGAACCTGATGCTACTGCCCTGGTCCAATTGGAAGCCATGGGATTCCCTTACAACCGCTGCGCGCGTGCTCTCCATGCCACTGGTAACTCTGACGCTAACGTCGCCATGGAATGGTTATTTGGACATATGGAAGACCCTGACATTGATGCGCCTCTTGATTTGGGTGCTCAAACTGGAGCAGCTGATACTGCTGATCCTGAAAAGATCAAAATGCTCGGGGCCATGGGCTTTGGTGCTCCACAAGCCAAGAAAGCCCTGAAGGAGACTGGCGGCGACGTTGAGAGAGCTGTAGAATGGCTCTTTAGCCATCCTGAAGATCAAGGAACATTTGACGAGGATGCTCCGGCTGGGGAGGTCGCTTCTGCCACAAAGGAACCAGCCGGAAGCGCTGATCTGCCAGCAACCTTCCAGCTTCGGTCAATCGTGTGCCATAAAGGCACAAGTATTCATGCTGG GCACTATGTTGCCTTTATCCGCAAGGCTTTGGGAGATGCCAATGTCCCAACTTGGGTTCTTTTCAATGACGAAAAGGTTGTCGAGGCACATGATATTAACGAGATGCGCAAGTTTGCGTATGTGTACTTTTTTAAGCGCGTCTAG